In one window of Hymenobacter nivis DNA:
- the mtgA gene encoding monofunctional biosynthetic peptidoglycan transglycosylase, with translation MPPVSSARQKSVYYLRQATRMALQVGAALFLASVAWVLVYRWVAPPATWLMLDRRAHAPVGLGYYGIQAEGARQIRYRFRTLDEVAPTVPLALVAAEDQRFLIHHGFDVDALVHAAKRNWNGDGKHIVGGSTISQQVAKNVFLWQGRSYVRKAAEAYFTVLIETLWSKRRIMEMYLSVAEMGDCTFGVEAASERYFHKSADRLTAPEAALLAGVLPNPLRFRASDPGPVARAKQLRVLRNMRRLGGTAYVAEITGE, from the coding sequence ATGCCGCCCGTTTCCTCCGCCCGCCAAAAGTCCGTTTATTACCTCCGCCAAGCCACGCGGATGGCTTTGCAGGTGGGGGCGGCGCTGTTTCTGGCGTCGGTGGCGTGGGTGCTGGTGTACCGCTGGGTGGCCCCGCCTGCTACCTGGCTCATGCTCGACCGCCGGGCCCACGCGCCGGTGGGCCTGGGCTACTACGGCATCCAGGCGGAGGGCGCGCGCCAAATTCGCTACCGCTTCCGCACCTTGGATGAGGTGGCCCCCACGGTGCCCCTGGCCCTGGTAGCGGCGGAGGACCAGCGCTTTCTCATCCACCACGGCTTCGACGTAGACGCTCTGGTGCACGCCGCCAAGCGCAACTGGAACGGCGACGGCAAGCACATCGTGGGCGGCAGCACCATCTCGCAGCAGGTGGCCAAAAACGTGTTCCTCTGGCAGGGCCGCAGCTACGTGCGCAAGGCCGCCGAGGCCTACTTCACGGTGCTCATCGAAACGCTGTGGAGCAAGCGCCGCATCATGGAAATGTACCTGAGCGTGGCCGAAATGGGCGACTGCACCTTCGGCGTGGAAGCCGCCAGCGAGCGGTACTTCCACAAATCGGCCGACCGCCTCACCGCCCCCGAAGCCGCCCTGCTGGCCGGCGTGCTGCCCAACCCGCTCCGCTTCCGCGCCTCCGACCCCGGCCCCGTGGCCCGCGCCAAGCAGCTGCGGGTGCTGCGCAACATGCGCCGCCTGGGCGGCACCGCCTACGTAGCGGAGATTACGGGGGAGTGA
- the hppD gene encoding 4-hydroxyphenylpyruvate dioxygenase, with the protein MEPQVAQALQQRAAADFLPLLGTDHLEFYVGNAKQAAYYYKAAFGFQTVAYAGPETGVRDRASYVVQQGKIRLVLTTAMHSDHEISAHVRQHGDGVKILALWVDDAYASYAETMSRGARSYQEPRTLTDEHGEVRTAGIYTYGETVHLFVERRNYRGPFMPGYVAQESSFNPAPAGLLHVDHCVGNVGWNRMNPTVKWYEDVMGFANILSFDDKQITTEYSALMSKVMSTGNGFVKFPINEPAEGKKKSQIEEYLNFFEGEGVQHIAVATDDIIGTVRELKSRGVEFLNTPDSYYDNLRAHVGHIDEDVEALRALRIMADRDEEGYLLQIFTKPVEDRPTVFFEIIQRKGAKSFGAGNFKALFESLEREQDRRGNL; encoded by the coding sequence ATGGAACCCCAAGTAGCCCAAGCCCTTCAGCAGCGCGCCGCCGCCGATTTCCTGCCCCTGCTCGGCACCGACCACCTCGAATTTTACGTGGGCAATGCCAAGCAAGCAGCCTACTACTATAAGGCCGCCTTTGGGTTCCAGACGGTGGCTTATGCGGGCCCCGAAACCGGCGTGCGCGACCGCGCCAGCTACGTAGTGCAGCAGGGCAAAATCCGGCTGGTGCTGACGACGGCTATGCACTCCGACCACGAAATTTCGGCCCACGTGCGCCAGCACGGCGACGGTGTTAAAATCCTGGCCCTGTGGGTGGACGACGCCTACGCGAGCTACGCGGAAACCATGAGCCGCGGGGCCCGCAGCTACCAGGAGCCCCGCACCCTCACCGACGAGCACGGCGAGGTGCGCACGGCCGGCATCTACACCTACGGCGAAACGGTACACCTTTTCGTGGAGCGCCGCAACTACCGGGGCCCCTTCATGCCGGGCTACGTGGCCCAGGAATCCAGCTTCAACCCCGCCCCCGCCGGCCTGCTGCACGTGGACCACTGCGTGGGCAACGTGGGCTGGAACCGCATGAACCCAACCGTGAAATGGTACGAGGACGTGATGGGCTTCGCCAACATCCTAAGCTTTGACGACAAGCAGATTACGACCGAGTACTCGGCCCTGATGAGCAAGGTGATGAGCACCGGCAACGGCTTCGTGAAATTCCCCATCAACGAGCCAGCCGAGGGCAAAAAGAAGTCGCAGATTGAGGAGTACCTGAATTTCTTCGAGGGCGAAGGTGTACAGCACATTGCTGTGGCCACCGACGACATCATCGGCACGGTACGCGAGCTGAAAAGCCGGGGCGTAGAATTCCTGAACACGCCCGACAGCTACTACGACAATCTGCGCGCCCACGTCGGCCACATCGACGAGGACGTGGAGGCCCTGCGCGCCCTGCGCATCATGGCCGACCGCGACGAGGAAGGCTACCTGCTCCAGATTTTCACCAAGCCGGTGGAAGACCGCCCCACGGTATTCTTCGAAATCATCCAGCGCAAAGGTGCCAAAAGCTTCGGCGCCGGCAACTTCAAAGCCCTGTTCGAGAGCCTGGAGCGCGAGCAGGACCGCCGGGGGAATCTGTAG
- a CDS encoding homogentisate 1,2-dioxygenase: MPIYHKLGQLPHTRHTVFEKPAGGLYYEQLFGTIGFEGTSSLMYHLRRPTMVKEVLGATDVTPKIAVEKNIKARLLKGFQVAPQDDYLAARTPVLVNGDVHVSLAAPRQSLTSYFYKNADADELLFIHRGPGTLRTQLGNIRFEPGDYLLIPRGVIHQIDFDTADNRLLITESFHPIYTPKRYRNHFGQLLEHAPYSERDYKLPGALETHDELGDFVIKIKKQGVLHELLYPSHPFDVVGWDGYNYPYGMNIRDFQPITGKVHQPPPVHQQFETKAFVVCSFVPRLFDYHPQAIPAPYHHSNIDSDELIYYVDGDFMSRNNIAPGHLTLHPGGIPHGPAPGAYERSIGKTGTDEWAVMIDTFRPLMLTEAAMALDDGAYYKSWLEPLI, translated from the coding sequence ATGCCTATTTACCACAAGCTTGGCCAGCTGCCGCACACGCGCCACACGGTATTTGAGAAGCCTGCAGGTGGGCTCTATTATGAGCAGCTGTTCGGCACCATTGGCTTCGAGGGCACCTCGTCGTTGATGTACCACCTGCGCCGGCCCACGATGGTGAAGGAGGTGCTGGGCGCGACGGACGTAACCCCGAAGATTGCGGTCGAGAAGAACATCAAAGCGCGCTTGCTAAAAGGGTTTCAGGTAGCGCCGCAGGACGACTACCTGGCGGCCCGGACGCCGGTGCTGGTGAACGGCGACGTGCACGTTTCGCTGGCCGCGCCGCGCCAGTCGCTGACGAGCTACTTCTACAAAAACGCCGACGCCGACGAGCTATTATTTATCCACCGGGGCCCCGGCACGCTGCGCACGCAACTGGGCAACATCCGCTTCGAGCCGGGCGACTACCTACTGATTCCACGCGGGGTTATTCACCAGATTGACTTCGATACCGCCGATAACCGGCTGCTCATCACCGAATCATTCCACCCCATTTACACGCCCAAGCGCTACCGCAACCATTTCGGCCAGCTGCTGGAACACGCGCCCTACTCGGAGCGCGACTACAAGCTGCCCGGGGCCCTGGAAACGCACGACGAGCTGGGTGACTTTGTCATTAAAATAAAAAAGCAGGGTGTGCTGCACGAACTGCTGTACCCTTCGCACCCGTTCGATGTGGTGGGCTGGGACGGGTACAACTACCCGTACGGGATGAACATCCGGGACTTCCAGCCCATAACCGGCAAGGTGCACCAGCCGCCGCCCGTGCACCAGCAGTTTGAGACCAAGGCGTTTGTGGTGTGCTCATTCGTGCCGCGGCTCTTCGACTACCACCCGCAGGCCATTCCCGCACCCTACCACCACTCCAACATCGACTCCGACGAGCTGATTTATTACGTCGACGGCGACTTCATGTCGCGCAATAATATCGCGCCGGGCCACCTCACGCTGCACCCCGGCGGCATTCCGCACGGGCCCGCGCCGGGGGCCTACGAGCGCAGCATTGGCAAAACCGGCACCGACGAATGGGCCGTGATGATTGACACCTTCCGGCCCCTGATGCTGACCGAAGCCGCCATGGCCCTGGACGACGGCGCATACTACAAATCGTGGCTGGAACCGCTCATTTAA
- a CDS encoding Glu/Leu/Phe/Val dehydrogenase dimerization domain-containing protein translates to MKELLAQFEQKRPEIVFEWQDPETEAEGWVVINSLRGGAAGGGTRMRKGLDQREVESLAKTMEVKFTVSGPAIGGAKSGINFDPQDPRKRGVLERWYKAVIPLLKAYYGTGGDLNVDEIHEVIPLTEEYGLWHPQEGVVNGHYHATEPQKIQKLGQLRQGVVKVLEDAAYSPSLARKYTVADLITGYGVAEAVRHYYALWPGAAVAGKRVIVQGWGNVGAAAAYYLASQGALIVGIIDRAGGLLRPAGLPLEEVRALFLGRDGNALHAPDLLSFAEVNQQIWTAGAEIFVPAAASRLVTQAQVETLVASGLEVISCGANVPFADPAIFFGPTGEWADAHCAVIPDFIANCGMARVFAYLMETGAEITDQAIFQDVSRIIEAALARTHRQSDAPTGLAQRSFEMALRQLV, encoded by the coding sequence ATGAAAGAACTACTCGCTCAGTTTGAGCAGAAGCGCCCCGAAATCGTTTTTGAATGGCAGGACCCCGAAACCGAAGCCGAAGGCTGGGTGGTGATTAACTCGCTCCGGGGCGGGGCGGCCGGCGGCGGCACCCGCATGCGCAAGGGCCTGGACCAGCGCGAAGTAGAGAGCCTGGCCAAGACGATGGAAGTGAAATTCACCGTGTCGGGGCCCGCCATCGGCGGGGCCAAGTCGGGCATCAACTTCGACCCCCAGGACCCCCGCAAGCGCGGCGTGCTGGAGCGCTGGTACAAGGCCGTAATTCCCTTGCTGAAAGCTTACTACGGCACCGGTGGCGACCTGAACGTGGACGAAATCCACGAGGTCATTCCCCTCACCGAAGAATACGGCCTCTGGCACCCGCAGGAAGGCGTGGTGAACGGCCACTACCACGCCACCGAGCCCCAGAAAATTCAGAAGCTCGGCCAGCTCCGCCAGGGCGTCGTGAAGGTGCTCGAAGACGCGGCCTACTCGCCCAGCCTGGCCCGCAAGTACACCGTGGCCGACCTCATCACCGGCTATGGCGTGGCCGAAGCCGTGCGCCACTACTACGCTTTGTGGCCCGGCGCGGCGGTGGCCGGCAAGCGCGTCATCGTTCAGGGCTGGGGCAACGTGGGCGCGGCGGCGGCTTACTACCTGGCCAGCCAGGGGGCCCTCATCGTGGGCATTATCGACCGGGCCGGGGGCCTGCTGCGGCCCGCCGGGCTGCCGTTGGAGGAAGTCAGGGCCCTGTTTCTGGGCCGCGACGGCAACGCGCTGCACGCGCCCGATTTGCTCTCGTTTGCGGAAGTGAACCAACAAATATGGACGGCCGGGGCCGAAATTTTCGTGCCCGCCGCCGCCTCGCGGCTCGTAACGCAAGCGCAGGTAGAAACTCTGGTAGCCAGCGGCCTGGAGGTTATTTCGTGCGGGGCCAACGTGCCGTTTGCCGACCCGGCCATCTTCTTCGGGCCCACCGGCGAATGGGCCGACGCGCACTGCGCCGTCATTCCCGACTTCATCGCCAACTGCGGCATGGCCCGCGTGTTTGCCTACCTGATGGAAACCGGCGCCGAAATCACCGACCAGGCTATTTTCCAGGACGTGTCGCGCATCATTGAGGCGGCGTTGGCCCGCACCCACCGGCAGAGCGACGCACCCACCGGCCTGGCCCAGCGCTCATTCGAAATGGCGCTGCGACAGCTGGTGTAG
- a CDS encoding LON peptidase substrate-binding domain-containing protein codes for MRSIPLFPLNLIVFPGEKLNLHIFEPRYRQLVRDCLEGDISFGIPPFLDNQLSELGTEMRLVNVEKSYANGELDIRSRAVGVFRLRKFERQAPGKLYAAGQIEEVVQDEESDPLLRQVITAQVRQLYEALGLKKLLLELAPDYQIFDIAHHVGFSTEQEYQLLATTSELERQHLVREHLDRTLPVVLETERLKERVRLNGHFKELIPPNF; via the coding sequence ATGCGCTCCATCCCACTCTTTCCGCTCAACCTCATCGTGTTTCCGGGCGAAAAGCTCAACCTGCACATCTTCGAGCCCCGCTACCGCCAGCTGGTGCGCGACTGCCTGGAAGGCGATATTTCGTTCGGCATCCCGCCTTTTCTCGACAACCAACTGAGCGAGCTGGGCACCGAAATGCGCCTGGTAAACGTAGAAAAATCGTACGCCAACGGCGAGCTGGACATCCGCAGCCGTGCCGTGGGCGTGTTCCGGCTGCGCAAGTTCGAGCGGCAGGCCCCGGGCAAGCTCTACGCCGCCGGCCAAATCGAGGAGGTCGTGCAGGACGAAGAATCCGACCCGCTGCTGCGCCAGGTCATTACGGCCCAGGTGCGCCAGCTCTACGAAGCCCTGGGCCTCAAAAAGCTGCTTCTAGAGCTGGCCCCCGACTACCAAATCTTCGATATTGCCCACCACGTGGGCTTCAGCACCGAGCAGGAATACCAGCTCCTGGCTACCACCAGCGAGCTGGAGCGCCAGCACCTGGTGCGCGAGCACCTCGACCGCACCCTGCCCGTAGTGCTGGAAACCGAGCGCCTAAAAGAGCGAGTACGCCTGAACGGCCACTTCAAAGAGCTGATTCCCCCTAATTTCTAG
- a CDS encoding LysR substrate-binding domain-containing protein, whose product MELRQLRYFAEVATALHYGRAAERLCVSQPALSQQIQLLERELGVELFDHQQRTRQRKVVLTAAGTAFLADAQRLLRLSREAIETVRRVGAPHKTVELGYYQLLRPDRLVGIVQRFAQHFPDVQFHLHELPTFRAVQEALLVETIDLGLTLLPLLHTELAARPFGQGGLAVALPAAHPLAGLPEVPLGALAHEKWVEISRPLHPVYDEIEHLCQQAGFSRRGAIVQEVSSLELLSNLVSLGIGIAFVPSFFDLERVPGVVARPLRVPAGTAEVVLTQCVAYLAARPGPLLQALVALV is encoded by the coding sequence ATGGAACTTCGCCAGCTGCGTTATTTCGCCGAGGTCGCCACCGCGCTGCACTACGGTCGGGCGGCCGAGCGGCTGTGCGTGTCGCAGCCGGCCCTGAGCCAGCAAATTCAGCTGCTGGAGCGCGAGCTGGGCGTCGAGCTGTTCGACCACCAGCAGCGCACCCGCCAGCGCAAAGTCGTGCTCACCGCGGCCGGCACCGCGTTTCTGGCCGATGCCCAGCGCCTGCTACGCCTCAGCCGCGAGGCCATCGAAACGGTGCGTCGTGTGGGGGCCCCCCACAAAACCGTGGAGCTGGGCTACTACCAGCTGCTGCGCCCCGACCGCCTGGTGGGCATCGTACAGCGCTTCGCCCAGCACTTTCCCGACGTGCAGTTTCACCTCCACGAGCTGCCCACCTTCCGTGCCGTGCAGGAGGCGCTGCTGGTCGAAACCATCGACCTGGGCCTTACCCTGTTGCCGCTGCTGCACACCGAGCTGGCGGCCCGGCCTTTCGGCCAGGGCGGGCTGGCCGTGGCCCTGCCCGCCGCCCACCCGCTGGCGGGGTTGCCCGAAGTGCCGCTGGGGGCCCTGGCGCACGAGAAATGGGTGGAAATCAGCCGCCCGCTGCATCCGGTATATGACGAGATTGAGCACCTCTGCCAGCAGGCGGGCTTCAGCCGGCGCGGGGCCATCGTGCAGGAAGTATCGTCGCTGGAGTTGCTCAGCAACCTCGTCAGCCTAGGCATCGGCATCGCCTTCGTGCCCTCGTTTTTCGATTTGGAGCGGGTGCCGGGCGTGGTGGCGCGGCCGCTGCGCGTGCCCGCCGGCACGGCCGAAGTGGTGCTCACGCAATGCGTGGCCTACCTGGCGGCCCGCCCGGGGCCCCTGCTGCAAGCCCTGGTGGCACTGGTGTAG
- a CDS encoding M1 family metallopeptidase: MTFFRYLSFLLLPLGALAQGPAAPATPVQTGVSAALARQRAQALRRVAYELHFTLPGPPTLPVAATETVRFELRAAPADSLVLDFKAPAGAVQRLAVNGQLVPPVQRREHVLIAPRYLRRGPNALEITFMAGSRSLNRNPEFAYTLLVPDRARTVFPCFDQPDLKATFALTLTLPAAWRAVANGPLADSARAPGGLKTYRFAPSDTLSTYLFAFAAGKFRTLAREMDGRPMHFYYRETDTAKLGRSMGPIFDIQAGALKFLQDYTQRPYPFQKFDFVGIPDFQYGGMEHPGVIDYKASALFLDGGATREQLNGRANLLAHETSHMWFGDLVTMRWFDDVWTKEVFANFMADKISTVTQPDGNFDLKFLTDHYPAAYAVDRTAGANPIRQPLDNLQAAGSLYGNIIYHKAPIMMRQLEHLMGPDAFRDGLREYLKRYAYGNATWPDLIAILDARTPADLQAWNKVWVNEPGRPVFAYQLRTARGKIKSFIISQKGEDGSRRAWPQAFTVALVYADRVDELPANMLGAQLRLRAAEGRPAPQYVLLNAFGEGYGLFPLDAQALPHLGELKNPVMRAAAYINLNENLLAGQAGAPAQVLALLRPLLAHEPEELNLGLLLDQVANVFWRFTPPAERPALAASLEPELWAAVQQVGPPNLKKLLLKAYAGLALSREAQDRLHEIWQTKQPPAGVVLTEDDYTDLAATLAVRAYPGYAQILQTQLARIQNPDRRQRLQYLLPSLSNDVAVRDEFFASLSDAKNREKEAWVASALAYLHHPLRVADSEKYLPQSLALVEELQRTGDIFFPQTWLAATLRWYRTPTAAATVRQFLQERPNYPAPLRAKIEQSADNLYRAAKL, from the coding sequence ATGACGTTCTTCCGCTACTTATCGTTTTTACTTCTCCCCCTGGGGGCCCTGGCCCAGGGGCCCGCCGCGCCGGCCACGCCCGTGCAAACCGGCGTGTCGGCGGCGCTGGCGAGGCAGCGGGCGCAGGCGTTGCGGCGCGTGGCCTACGAGTTGCACTTCACGTTACCCGGCCCCCCCACGCTGCCCGTGGCGGCCACCGAAACCGTGCGCTTCGAGCTGCGCGCGGCCCCTGCCGATTCGTTGGTGCTCGACTTCAAGGCGCCCGCCGGGGCCGTGCAGCGCCTGGCGGTAAACGGCCAGTTGGTGCCGCCGGTGCAGCGGCGCGAGCACGTGCTTATCGCGCCGCGCTACCTGCGCCGGGGCCCCAACGCGTTGGAAATCACCTTCATGGCCGGCAGCCGGTCACTGAACCGCAACCCCGAATTTGCCTACACGCTGCTGGTGCCCGACCGCGCCCGCACCGTGTTTCCGTGCTTCGACCAGCCCGATCTGAAGGCCACGTTTGCCCTCACGCTCACGCTGCCCGCGGCCTGGCGGGCGGTGGCGAATGGGCCATTGGCCGACTCGGCCCGGGCCCCCGGCGGCCTCAAAACCTACCGCTTCGCCCCTTCCGATACCCTCAGCACCTACCTGTTTGCCTTCGCGGCGGGCAAGTTTCGCACCCTGGCCAGGGAAATGGACGGGCGGCCGATGCACTTCTATTACCGCGAAACCGACACTGCCAAGCTTGGCCGCAGCATGGGGCCCATCTTTGATATTCAGGCCGGGGCCCTAAAATTTTTACAAGACTACACGCAGCGACCGTACCCGTTTCAGAAGTTCGATTTTGTGGGCATCCCCGACTTCCAGTACGGCGGCATGGAGCACCCAGGCGTGATTGATTACAAGGCGTCGGCGCTGTTTCTGGACGGTGGGGCCACCCGCGAGCAGCTCAACGGCCGCGCCAACCTGCTGGCCCACGAAACGTCCCACATGTGGTTCGGCGACCTCGTGACCATGCGGTGGTTCGACGATGTGTGGACCAAGGAGGTGTTCGCCAACTTCATGGCCGACAAAATCAGCACGGTTACGCAGCCCGACGGCAACTTCGACCTCAAGTTCCTCACCGACCACTACCCCGCCGCCTACGCCGTGGACCGCACCGCCGGGGCCAATCCCATCCGCCAACCCCTTGATAACCTGCAAGCCGCGGGCTCGCTCTACGGCAACATTATCTACCACAAAGCGCCCATCATGATGCGCCAGCTGGAGCACCTGATGGGCCCCGACGCCTTCCGCGACGGCCTGCGCGAATACCTGAAACGCTACGCCTACGGCAACGCCACCTGGCCCGACCTCATCGCCATCCTCGACGCCCGCACGCCCGCCGACCTCCAGGCCTGGAACAAAGTGTGGGTGAACGAGCCCGGCCGGCCCGTGTTCGCGTACCAGCTGCGCACGGCGCGGGGTAAAATCAAGTCTTTCATTATCAGCCAAAAAGGCGAAGACGGCAGCCGCCGCGCCTGGCCCCAGGCCTTCACCGTGGCGCTGGTGTACGCCGACCGCGTAGACGAGCTGCCCGCGAACATGCTGGGGGCCCAGCTGCGCCTGCGCGCCGCCGAGGGTCGCCCCGCCCCGCAGTACGTGCTGCTCAACGCGTTTGGCGAGGGCTACGGCCTCTTCCCGCTGGATGCGCAAGCACTGCCGCACCTGGGCGAACTCAAAAACCCGGTGATGCGCGCCGCCGCTTACATCAACCTGAACGAGAACCTGTTGGCGGGCCAGGCTGGGGCCCCGGCGCAGGTGCTGGCCCTGCTGCGCCCGCTGCTGGCCCACGAGCCCGAGGAGCTGAACCTGGGCCTGCTGCTCGACCAGGTGGCCAACGTTTTCTGGCGCTTCACCCCGCCCGCCGAGCGCCCCGCCCTGGCCGCGTCGCTGGAGCCCGAGCTATGGGCCGCCGTGCAGCAAGTGGGGCCCCCGAACCTCAAGAAGCTGCTGCTCAAAGCCTACGCAGGCCTGGCCCTCAGCCGCGAAGCCCAGGACCGCCTCCACGAAATCTGGCAGACCAAGCAGCCGCCCGCCGGCGTCGTCCTCACCGAGGACGACTATACCGACCTGGCCGCAACCCTGGCTGTGCGCGCCTACCCGGGTTACGCGCAGATTTTGCAAACCCAGCTGGCCCGCATCCAAAACCCCGACCGCCGCCAGCGCCTGCAATACCTGCTGCCTTCTTTGTCAAATGATGTGGCGGTGCGCGACGAGTTTTTCGCCAGCTTATCCGACGCCAAAAATCGCGAAAAAGAAGCCTGGGTGGCCTCCGCCCTCGCCTACCTGCACCACCCGCTGCGGGTGGCCGATTCGGAAAAATACCTTCCCCAAAGCCTGGCTCTAGTAGAAGAATTGCAGCGCACAGGCGATATTTTCTTCCCCCAAACCTGGCTGGCGGCCACGCTGCGTTGGTACCGCACGCCCACAGCGGCGGCTACGGTGCGGCAGTTTTTGCAGGAACGCCCAAATTACCCCGCACCGCTGCGGGCCAAGATTGAGCAGTCGGCCGACAACTTGTATCGGGCCGCCAAGCTGTAG
- the rlmF gene encoding 23S rRNA (adenine(1618)-N(6))-methyltransferase RlmF yields the protein MPPLPSERPASKDPLHPRNRHRGRYDFPQLMKSSPALAAFVRINPFGDQSVDFANPAAVKALNQALLRHFYGVDCWDIPAGYLCPPIPGRADYVHYVADLLAARNGGVVPRGPGVRVLDVGVGANCIYPLIGHYEYGWRFVGSDVDAGALRAAQQIVAANGVLADAIALRQQPDARRVFDGIIRPGEVFDATLCNPPFHASAAEAAAGTQRKAANLGTARGAQPALNFGGQNTELWAPGGEAAFVRRLVLESQQWPAACFWYTTLVSKKETLPGLHRALHQAGAREVQTIAMAQGQKKSRFVAWTFLTPAQQAAWRQARWGPK from the coding sequence ATGCCCCCACTACCGTCCGAACGCCCCGCCAGCAAAGACCCGTTGCACCCGCGCAACCGGCACCGGGGCCGCTACGATTTCCCGCAATTAATGAAGAGCAGCCCGGCGCTGGCGGCCTTCGTGCGGATCAATCCGTTTGGCGACCAGTCGGTTGATTTTGCCAACCCCGCCGCGGTAAAGGCCCTGAACCAGGCGCTGCTGCGGCACTTCTACGGCGTGGATTGCTGGGATATTCCGGCCGGCTACCTGTGCCCGCCCATCCCCGGCCGAGCCGATTACGTGCACTATGTAGCCGATTTGCTGGCCGCGCGCAACGGCGGCGTGGTGCCCCGGGGCCCCGGCGTGCGGGTGCTCGACGTGGGCGTGGGGGCCAACTGCATTTACCCCCTTATTGGCCACTACGAGTACGGCTGGCGCTTCGTGGGCTCAGACGTGGACGCCGGGGCCCTGCGCGCTGCCCAGCAAATTGTGGCTGCCAACGGGGTCCTGGCGGACGCCATCGCGCTTCGGCAGCAACCCGACGCCCGCCGCGTATTCGACGGCATCATCCGGCCCGGCGAGGTGTTCGACGCCACGCTGTGCAACCCGCCGTTCCACGCCTCGGCGGCCGAAGCGGCGGCCGGCACCCAGCGCAAAGCGGCCAACCTGGGTACCGCCCGGGGCGCCCAGCCGGCCCTGAACTTCGGGGGGCAGAACACCGAGCTGTGGGCCCCGGGCGGCGAGGCGGCCTTCGTGCGCCGCCTGGTGCTGGAAAGTCAGCAGTGGCCCGCCGCCTGCTTCTGGTACACTACGCTCGTCTCGAAAAAGGAAACCCTGCCCGGCCTGCACCGCGCCCTGCACCAGGCCGGGGCCCGGGAAGTGCAAACCATCGCCATGGCCCAGGGCCAGAAAAAAAGCCGCTTCGTGGCCTGGACGTTCCTCACGCCCGCCCAGCAAGCTGCCTGGCGGCAAGCCCGCTGGGGCCCCAAGTAG
- a CDS encoding flavin monoamine oxidase family protein has protein sequence MASTSDSAASAPIIIIGAGLAGLTAARALTAAGQPVLVLEARDRVGGRTLAVPALPGAPADEHLDLGATWGWSHHPYLMRLLAELGTQPFVQPSAGATAYETAQGVHRVPNPSGSAGYLRVAGGAAALCRILAQQLPAGCLQLGARVAQLRQLPGPDGVEVTVEQAGRTELHRAPAVVLALPPRLVAHSIGFAPALPAPLHQALLDMPTWMSHAMKSVVVYATPFWRAQGWSGFAVSQVGPLGEIHDASPATGPLGALFGFFAAEDPLRAAPVAERQAAVLAQLARVFGPGAINPLAYHELDWTQEPLTSAPGDAQAPNAVPLRGPALLRQPHWAGALHWAGAETSLSEWGRLDGAVESGQWAAAQVLRQLAEATV, from the coding sequence TTGGCTTCTACTTCTGATTCGGCGGCATCCGCGCCAATTATAATCATCGGTGCGGGCCTAGCCGGCCTCACGGCGGCCCGCGCCCTCACGGCGGCGGGGCAGCCCGTGCTGGTGCTCGAAGCCCGCGACCGGGTGGGCGGCCGCACCCTCGCTGTGCCAGCGCTGCCCGGGGCCCCCGCCGACGAGCACCTGGACCTGGGCGCCACCTGGGGCTGGTCGCACCACCCATACCTGATGCGGCTGCTGGCGGAGCTGGGCACCCAGCCCTTCGTGCAGCCCAGCGCCGGGGCCACGGCCTACGAAACTGCCCAGGGCGTACACCGGGTGCCCAACCCGTCGGGCTCGGCGGGGTACCTGCGCGTGGCGGGCGGGGCGGCTGCGCTCTGCCGCATCCTGGCGCAGCAGCTACCGGCCGGGTGCCTGCAACTGGGAGCCCGCGTGGCGCAGCTGCGCCAGCTGCCCGGCCCCGATGGGGTGGAGGTGACGGTAGAGCAGGCCGGCCGCACCGAGCTGCACCGGGCCCCGGCCGTGGTGCTGGCGCTGCCGCCGCGCCTGGTGGCCCACAGCATCGGGTTTGCGCCCGCGCTGCCCGCACCGCTGCACCAAGCTTTACTCGATATGCCCACTTGGATGAGCCACGCCATGAAAAGCGTGGTGGTGTACGCTACGCCGTTTTGGCGGGCGCAGGGCTGGTCGGGGTTTGCGGTGAGCCAGGTGGGGCCCCTGGGCGAAATCCACGACGCCTCGCCGGCCACGGGCCCGCTGGGCGCGCTGTTCGGCTTTTTCGCTGCTGAAGACCCGCTGCGGGCGGCCCCGGTGGCCGAGCGGCAAGCCGCGGTGCTGGCCCAGCTGGCCCGCGTGTTCGGCCCCGGGGCCATAAACCCGCTGGCCTACCACGAGCTGGACTGGACCCAGGAGCCCCTGACCAGCGCCCCCGGCGATGCGCAAGCCCCGAACGCGGTGCCGCTCCGGGGCCCCGCGCTGCTGCGCCAGCCGCACTGGGCCGGGGCCCTGCACTGGGCCGGGGCCGAAACATCCCTCAGCGAGTGGGGCCGGCTGGACGGGGCCGTGGAATCGGGCCAATGGGCCGCGGCGCAGGTGCTGCGGCAGCTGGCCGAAGCCACCGTTTAG